The DNA window ACGACTCGGTATACGACGGCGTGTCGCGGAGCGGCAAACGGGTCGTGACCTTTGCCCCCATCCTCAAACACAAGATATTCCCTCTTGCCGAGATTCTTGAACTGATACTCGACATGGGCACGTGGGGCATGGGGACGCATGTGGAGATAGAGTTCGCCGTCAACATGAGTGTGCCCGACGGCAAGCCCAAGGAGTTTGCGCTCCTGCAAATCCGTCCGCTCGTCCTGAGTCTTGAGGCAGAAGAGCTGAATGTCGACAACATCGCGCAGGAAGATGTGATCTGTCAGAGCAGGCAGGTGCTCGGCAACGGGGCCATCACGAATCTGCATGACGTCGTCGTTGTTGATATCGACCGCTTCGATAGGGCGAAGAGCCGCGATGTGGCCACTGAGCTCAGCGCGATCAACGCAAAGCTCACGGGACTCAAGATCCCATACGTGCTCATCGGCGTTGGACGGTGGGGAAGCCTTGACCCTTGGCTGGGGATTCCCGTCACGTGGGACCAGATCTCAGGTGCGAGTGTCATTGTGGAGTCAGGATTCAAGGATTTCAACGTCACACCTTCGCAGGGATCTCATTTCTTCCAGAATATCACGTCGTTCCGGATTGGCTATTTCACGGTCAACTCGTTCAGCAATCTCGGGTTTATCGATTGGGATTGGCTTTCGAAACAGCCAGCCGTCGAGGAAATGTCATATATTCGTCATCTTCGGTTTGAAGATCCGATTACCGTTCGGATCAACGGTCACAAAAACATGGGGATTATTCTCAAACCTAAGAAATCATGATTTGTCTGACGCAGTGGTTGGCGCTCTGATAATCGCTTCTTGAGAGTACATAATTCGTTTCGTTCGTTCTATCACCTAAGTCCTCGTTCCTCATATGCATTACCGTTGCATAGCAGGACAATCGCAATACCACACATCTATCAGGAGGGTTTTATGTCTGATTATGTAAAAGATCTGATGGCTGAAGTAAAAGCGAAGAACCCGGCCCAGCCGGAGTTTCACCAGGCGGTTCAGGAGGTCGTGGAATCGCTCGCGTTGGTCTTTGAGAGGCATCCCGAATATCGCACGGCGAAGATACTTGAGCGCATTATTGAACCTGAGCGAGTGATCACATTCCGCGTCGCGTGGGTTGACGATCAGGGCGAGGTGCAGATCAATCGCGGTTACAGAATTCAGATGAACAGCGCAATCGGACCCTACAAGGGAGGTCTGCGATTCCATCCTTCCGTGACTCTCGGCATATTGAAGTTCCTTGCCTTCGAGCAGGTATTCAAAAACAGTCTGACGACGCTCCCGATGGGCGGCGGCAAAGGCGGATCGGATTTCGATCCAAAAGGGAAGAGCGATCTTAAAATCATGCGATTCTGCCAGGCTTTCATGTCGGAGCTGTTCCGGCATGTCGGACCCGAGACGGATGTCCCCGCAGGTGATATCGGAGTCGGCGGAAGAGAGATTGGATATTTGTTTGGCCAGTACAAGAAGCTTAGAAACGAATTCACCGGTGTCCTGACGGGGAAGGGTCTGAATTGGGGCGGTTCGCTCATTCGTCCCGAAGCCACGGGCTACGGCGCTGTGTATTTCGCGTCTGAAATGCTGACGACACGCGGGAAGACACTCGAAGGAAAAACGTGCCTCGTTTCCGGGAGCGGAAACGTTGCCCAGTACACGGTCGAGAAAATCAACCAACTGGGAGGCAAGGCGGTAACGTTGTCAGATTCGAACGGCTATATCTATGATGAGGCCGGAATCACAAAGGAGAAGCTCGCGTACGTCATGGAGTTGAAGAACGTCCGCCGCGGAAGGATCCAGGAGTACGCGGAGAAATTCAAGGGCTCAGTCTATACGCCGCTGGATGCGAAGATGGACAGCAATCCTCTCTGGAACCACAAGGCGGATTGCGCCTTCCCGAGCGCGACGCAAAATGAGATCAACGGCAAGGATGCGCAGAACCTCATC is part of the Ignavibacteriales bacterium genome and encodes:
- the gdhA gene encoding NADP-specific glutamate dehydrogenase, which codes for MSDYVKDLMAEVKAKNPAQPEFHQAVQEVVESLALVFERHPEYRTAKILERIIEPERVITFRVAWVDDQGEVQINRGYRIQMNSAIGPYKGGLRFHPSVTLGILKFLAFEQVFKNSLTTLPMGGGKGGSDFDPKGKSDLKIMRFCQAFMSELFRHVGPETDVPAGDIGVGGREIGYLFGQYKKLRNEFTGVLTGKGLNWGGSLIRPEATGYGAVYFASEMLTTRGKTLEGKTCLVSGSGNVAQYTVEKINQLGGKAVTLSDSNGYIYDEAGITKEKLAYVMELKNVRRGRIQEYAEKFKGSVYTPLDAKMDSNPLWNHKADCAFPSATQNEINGKDAQNLIRNGVYVVSEGANMPTTIDGVKLFLDAKILYGPGKAANAGGVATSGLEMSQNSMRLSWTREEVDNRLRMIMHSIHSTCVQSAERFGTPGNYVNGANIGGFLKVADAMMDQGVV